From a region of the Mus caroli unplaced genomic scaffold, CAROLI_EIJ_v1.1 scaffold_13078_1, whole genome shotgun sequence genome:
- the LOC110288119 gene encoding ribonuclease 2B gives MGLKLPESRLCLLLLLGLVLTLVSCQPSTPSQKFDIQHIYKKASPKCDDAMRVVNRYTGKCKDLNTFLHTTFADAVRVCHNPRKTCKDGTSPNCHDSSSKVSVTICKLTKRARNYSQCRYKTTGAEKSYTVACNPRTPRDSPTYPVVPVHLDGTF, from the coding sequence ATGGGTCTGAAGCTGCCTGAGTCCAGACtttgtctcctgctgctgctgggactTGTCCTAACGCTTGTCTCATGCCAGCCATCGACCCCTTCCCAGAAGTTTGACATCCAGCATATCTATAAGAAAGCCTCTCCCAAATGTGATGATGCAATGCGGGTCGTTAACAGGTATACAGGAAAATGTAAGGACTTGAATACTTTTCTTCATACAACTTTTGCTGATGCTGTCCGTGTGTGTCACAATCCACGTAAGACTTGCAAAGACGGGACAAGTCCAAATTGTCATGATAGTTCATCTAAGGTATCTGTAACTATCTGTAAACTCACAAAACGGGCAAGGAATTATTCCCAATGCAGATACAAAACAACAGGAGCAGAGAAGTCCTACACAgttgcctgtaaccccagaactccacGGGACAGTCCCACCTATCCAGTAGTTCCAGTTCACTTGGATGGGACATTTTAG